One genomic region from Methanonatronarchaeum thermophilum encodes:
- the ppcA gene encoding phosphoenolpyruvate carboxylase — MKIPKTMVTQHPDSATKYTPIQDEAEEGLESLTSIEDGGLGSDEYMVDYEGKMTPYHQVSQVVMGIIQNTDLVPGEDVYITPRIPSASEETVFRQLMTLMSIMEANHQASQYQDNLPVFEVIHPMTKDANELLDVKKRFRFVSKLSKEEFNIPEDFNFYLIPLIEEVPELMSIGKILDEYIQGCERELDEQPERLRVMLGRSDPALSYGNLPAVFSAKIAISECNKLSDKLDLDVAPIYGAGALPFRGHIMPDNIESVMEEFAGAKTITIQSGIRYDIGYEETRKLIKKLQKDLSKQDPLRYDEQEMEEIKNYIGVFTKHYLRTFYQIIETVKSISDLMPSQRDRLARKGPVGYARDVPMPSDIAKLVSDQELQKELTEMQLNKLPELPRAISFTASLYTIGLPPEFIGTGRGLEEVGRRFGDDAIDKILNKYYPSIENDLKFAGRFVNLNFAQDFLPDRSVRMVDQDIKTLMDYIDFEIGPMNDQDEVYMDIMETLKPVLKEVYMDKPGLMSQETEEQLFKKGLERMGKIRGSLG; from the coding sequence ATGAAGATTCCGAAAACTATGGTTACCCAACATCCTGATAGCGCCACTAAATATACTCCTATTCAGGATGAAGCTGAGGAGGGACTTGAGTCCTTAACATCTATTGAAGATGGTGGGCTTGGCTCCGATGAGTATATGGTGGATTATGAGGGGAAGATGACTCCTTACCATCAGGTTTCCCAAGTGGTTATGGGGATTATACAGAACACAGATCTTGTTCCTGGTGAAGATGTGTACATCACTCCTAGGATACCAAGTGCTTCTGAAGAAACTGTTTTTAGACAACTAATGACCTTAATGTCTATCATGGAAGCTAATCACCAAGCTTCTCAATACCAAGACAACCTACCTGTTTTTGAAGTTATACACCCAATGACAAAAGATGCTAACGAACTTCTTGATGTAAAAAAACGGTTTAGGTTTGTTTCAAAACTTAGCAAAGAAGAATTCAACATACCTGAAGATTTCAATTTCTACTTAATACCTCTCATTGAAGAAGTTCCCGAGTTGATGTCGATCGGCAAGATTCTTGACGAATACATCCAAGGTTGTGAACGAGAACTAGATGAACAACCAGAAAGGCTAAGGGTGATGCTTGGACGTTCAGACCCCGCATTGTCTTACGGAAACCTCCCTGCAGTTTTCAGTGCTAAAATCGCTATATCAGAATGTAACAAACTGAGCGACAAACTGGACTTAGATGTTGCACCAATCTATGGAGCCGGAGCACTCCCATTCAGAGGACACATCATGCCGGACAACATCGAAAGCGTTATGGAGGAATTCGCAGGTGCAAAAACAATAACAATACAATCCGGTATACGCTACGACATCGGTTATGAAGAAACCAGAAAACTAATCAAAAAACTACAAAAAGACCTATCAAAACAAGACCCCCTCCGATACGACGAACAAGAGATGGAGGAAATCAAAAACTACATAGGTGTTTTCACAAAACATTACCTAAGAACATTCTACCAAATAATAGAAACAGTAAAATCAATCTCAGACCTAATGCCAAGCCAACGTGACAGACTCGCAAGAAAAGGACCAGTAGGATACGCAAGAGACGTACCAATGCCAAGCGATATAGCCAAGTTAGTCAGCGACCAAGAACTACAAAAAGAACTAACAGAGATGCAGCTAAACAAACTACCTGAACTACCACGAGCAATCAGTTTCACAGCCAGCCTATACACAATCGGATTACCACCCGAATTCATAGGTACCGGCCGAGGCCTAGAAGAAGTAGGACGTAGATTCGGCGACGACGCAATAGACAAAATATTAAACAAATATTACCCATCAATAGAGAACGACCTTAAATTCGCCGGAAGATTCGTAAACCTCAACTTCGCGCAAGACTTCCTACCAGACCGATCAGTAAGAATGGTAGACCAAGACATAAAAACATTAATGGACTACATCGACTTCGAAATCGGACCAATGAACGACCAAGACGAAGTATACATGGACATCATGGAAACACTAAAACCAGTACTAAAAGAAGTATACATGGACAAACCAGGACTCATGAGCCAAGAAACCGAAGAACAACTATTCAAAAAAGGACTAGAAAGAATGGGAAAAATCCGAGGAAGCCTCGGATAA
- the pyrG gene encoding glutamine hydrolyzing CTP synthase, whose protein sequence is MNYIIVTGGVMSGIGKGITAASIGRILKERGFDVTAIKIDPYLNVDAGTMSPFQHGEVYVLKDGGEVDLDLGNYERFLNKELTSEHNITTGKVYRSVIEKERNGDYLGRTVQIIPHITNEIKDRIRKVSEDSYADICLIELGGTVGDIEGMPFLEATRQLINEEGPNNVMLVHVTLVPTLEVVGEQKTKPTQHSVKELRELGLHPDIVVGRSQKPLNKKTKSKIALFCDVPKKSVISAPDARDIYEVPLQLEKEGATDIILNHLNLQSKEKDMQEWRKHVENILEPNDDIEIALVGKYTQLEDAYMSVTEALKHSAAKEGLELNINWINAEKLEKQKQNQIEKQLTNVDGIIVPGGFGKRGSEGKIKAIKTARTKKIPFLGLCFGFQLAVIEYARNVLKLQNCGSSEIMDELDEPVIDILPEQKNIKSLGGTMRLGNQTTIIEKQTLAHKLYQRTRIIERHRHRYEVNPEYIPQLEKAGMKFSGKEEKTGLIEILELPQHPFFMGTQFHPEFKSRLENPSPPFQGLIKTAKQNKKQK, encoded by the coding sequence ATGAATTATATTATCGTAACTGGAGGAGTAATGAGCGGTATAGGTAAGGGGATTACCGCCGCATCGATTGGGAGAATACTTAAAGAACGTGGTTTCGACGTCACAGCGATAAAGATAGATCCATACCTAAATGTTGACGCTGGAACGATGAGTCCATTCCAACATGGTGAGGTCTATGTGTTAAAGGATGGAGGTGAAGTCGACCTCGACCTTGGAAACTACGAGAGATTTTTGAACAAAGAACTGACCAGCGAACACAACATAACAACTGGAAAGGTATATCGATCAGTCATAGAGAAAGAACGGAATGGAGACTACCTAGGGAGAACAGTTCAGATAATACCACACATAACTAACGAAATCAAAGATAGAATACGAAAAGTATCAGAAGATAGCTACGCCGACATCTGCCTAATCGAGTTAGGAGGCACAGTAGGAGACATAGAGGGAATGCCCTTCCTAGAAGCAACAAGACAGCTTATAAACGAAGAAGGCCCCAACAACGTCATGTTAGTGCATGTAACTCTCGTACCAACACTCGAAGTAGTCGGAGAACAAAAAACCAAACCAACACAACACAGCGTCAAAGAACTAAGAGAACTCGGACTCCACCCAGACATAGTAGTAGGTAGATCACAAAAACCCCTAAACAAAAAAACCAAATCAAAAATAGCCTTATTCTGCGACGTACCTAAAAAATCGGTTATATCCGCTCCAGACGCAAGAGACATATACGAAGTCCCACTACAACTCGAAAAAGAAGGCGCCACAGACATCATACTAAACCACCTAAACCTACAATCAAAAGAAAAAGACATGCAAGAATGGCGAAAACACGTCGAAAACATACTAGAACCAAACGACGACATCGAAATAGCCCTAGTAGGAAAATACACACAACTAGAAGACGCCTACATGAGCGTTACAGAAGCACTAAAACACTCAGCAGCCAAAGAAGGACTCGAACTAAACATAAACTGGATAAACGCAGAAAAACTCGAAAAACAAAAACAAAACCAAATAGAAAAACAACTAACAAACGTAGACGGAATCATAGTCCCAGGAGGATTCGGAAAAAGAGGATCCGAAGGAAAAATAAAAGCAATAAAAACCGCAAGAACCAAAAAAATACCATTCCTAGGACTCTGCTTCGGCTTCCAACTAGCAGTAATCGAATACGCCCGAAACGTACTCAAACTACAAAACTGCGGAAGCTCCGAAATAATGGACGAACTAGACGAACCAGTAATCGACATACTACCAGAACAAAAAAACATCAAATCACTAGGCGGAACAATGAGACTCGGAAACCAAACAACAATAATCGAAAAACAAACACTCGCACACAAACTCTACCAAAGAACAAGAATAATCGAAAGACACCGCCACCGATACGAAGTAAACCCAGAATACATACCACAACTCGAAAAAGCAGGAATGAAATTCTCAGGAAAAGAAGAAAAAACAGGCCTAATCGAAATACTAGAACTACCACAACACCCATTCTTCATGGGCACACAATTCCACCCAGAATTCAAATCAAGACTAGAAAACCCAAGCCCACCATTCCAAGGACTAATAAAAACAGCAAAACAAAACAAAAAACAAAAATAA
- a CDS encoding methytransferase partner Trm112, with amino-acid sequence MKEKLLDKLACPKCRDKLKLTKQKTKDNKITEGTLTCSKCKQKYPIKQGIPNLLPKTKNKK; translated from the coding sequence ATGAAAGAAAAACTACTCGACAAACTAGCATGCCCAAAATGCCGAGACAAACTAAAACTAACAAAACAAAAAACCAAAGACAACAAAATAACAGAAGGAACACTAACCTGCAGCAAATGCAAACAAAAATACCCAATAAAACAAGGAATACCAAACCTACTACCAAAAACAAAAAACAAAAAATAA
- a CDS encoding adenylosuccinate synthetase, producing the protein MATTIVIGGFFGDEGKGKIVSHLVREDSPSIVARGGVGPNAGHTVKIGDKEFGTRLTPSGFFNKNCRLLIGAGTLIDPEVMQKEIQQLEIEEKIGIDKRCGIIEQKHIKKDKQSKRLSGEIETTGTGCGPANEDRAARKLKQAKDIPKLKKYLTDVPKEINKAINKNEDIIVEGAQGFGLSLIYGTYPYVTSKDTGASQAASDVGIGPTKIDEVLIVFKAHPTRVGKGPFPTEYTKQEALEHGVEEYGTVTGRPRRVGSWMKDWAEYAVMVNGATQAAITCIDKYDQNCRGVTQYQNLTPKAKKFIETKESELGIPVTLISTGPKNNETIDLRKEKL; encoded by the coding sequence ATGGCAACAACTATTGTAATCGGTGGTTTTTTTGGTGATGAAGGAAAAGGCAAGATAGTTTCACACCTTGTACGCGAAGACTCCCCATCAATCGTAGCTCGAGGAGGAGTAGGTCCAAACGCTGGACACACAGTAAAAATCGGAGACAAGGAGTTTGGAACCAGACTAACCCCATCCGGATTCTTCAACAAAAACTGCAGACTCCTAATAGGAGCTGGAACACTAATCGACCCAGAAGTAATGCAAAAAGAAATACAACAACTAGAAATCGAAGAAAAAATCGGAATCGACAAAAGATGTGGAATAATAGAACAAAAACACATCAAAAAAGACAAACAAAGTAAAAGACTCTCAGGAGAAATCGAAACAACTGGAACAGGATGTGGTCCAGCAAACGAAGACAGAGCCGCAAGAAAACTAAAACAAGCAAAAGACATACCCAAACTAAAAAAATACCTAACCGACGTACCAAAAGAAATCAACAAAGCAATAAACAAAAACGAAGACATAATAGTCGAAGGAGCACAAGGCTTCGGACTATCCCTAATATACGGCACATACCCATACGTCACATCCAAAGACACCGGAGCAAGCCAAGCCGCATCAGACGTAGGAATCGGCCCAACAAAAATAGACGAAGTCCTAATCGTATTCAAAGCCCACCCAACAAGAGTAGGAAAAGGCCCCTTCCCAACAGAATACACAAAACAAGAAGCACTCGAACACGGCGTAGAAGAATACGGAACAGTCACAGGCCGACCAAGAAGAGTAGGAAGCTGGATGAAAGACTGGGCCGAATATGCAGTAATGGTTAACGGAGCAACACAAGCAGCCATAACATGCATAGACAAATACGACCAAAACTGCCGTGGAGTCACACAATACCAAAACCTAACCCCAAAAGCCAAAAAATTTATAGAAACAAAAGAAAGCGAATTGGGCATACCCGTCACACTAATATCCACAGGACCAAAAAACAATGAAACAATAGACCTAAGAAAGGAGAAACTCTAA
- a CDS encoding radical SAM protein yields MKKGLEHYNSVLEGSIEPNYITTQKKHVDIDLDAETEQLWKTHQNPVGDGPHTYLDLKTELAGRILRNCHLCEHRCKVNRLAKETGICNIPAVSRYSSEFLHYGEEPELVPSHTIFFHGCNFKCAYCQNWEISQEAKGGTAVHPTNICEKIVRRKIEGSKNVNFVGGDPTPHLKTILQILNNFTAQIPIIWNSNMYMSTQTMRLLDGTIDLYLADYRYGTNKCAEKLSETPKYTQTVERNLLEAKQQTDVLIRHLVLPGHIECCTKHIANWVSKNLGKNTRFNLMFQYRPTYKAQNHPQINRTLTTEEKDRALDIVMDAGLANLVG; encoded by the coding sequence ATGAAAAAAGGGCTTGAACACTACAACAGTGTTCTGGAAGGCAGTATAGAACCCAACTACATAACAACCCAAAAAAAACATGTAGACATAGACCTTGATGCAGAAACAGAACAACTATGGAAAACACATCAAAACCCAGTTGGAGACGGCCCACACACATACCTCGACCTAAAAACCGAGTTAGCAGGCAGGATATTAAGAAACTGCCACCTCTGCGAACACCGCTGCAAAGTAAACAGACTAGCCAAAGAAACCGGAATCTGCAACATACCCGCAGTATCAAGATACAGCAGCGAGTTCCTACACTATGGAGAAGAACCAGAACTGGTACCCTCACACACAATATTCTTCCACGGCTGCAACTTCAAATGCGCATACTGCCAAAACTGGGAGATATCACAGGAAGCGAAAGGAGGAACCGCAGTACACCCCACAAACATCTGTGAAAAAATAGTTAGAAGAAAAATAGAGGGCTCCAAAAACGTAAACTTCGTAGGCGGCGACCCAACACCACACCTAAAAACAATACTACAGATACTAAACAACTTCACAGCCCAAATCCCCATAATATGGAACTCAAACATGTACATGTCAACACAAACAATGAGACTACTAGACGGAACAATAGACCTATACCTCGCAGACTATAGATACGGAACAAACAAATGCGCAGAAAAACTATCAGAAACACCAAAATACACACAAACAGTAGAAAGAAACCTACTCGAAGCAAAACAACAAACAGACGTCCTAATAAGACATCTAGTCCTACCAGGCCACATCGAATGCTGCACAAAACACATAGCAAACTGGGTAAGCAAAAACCTAGGTAAAAACACAAGATTCAACCTAATGTTCCAATACAGACCCACATACAAAGCCCAAAACCACCCCCAAATAAACCGAACACTAACAACAGAAGAAAAAGACAGAGCTCTAGACATAGTAATGGACGCAGGCCTAGCAAACCTAGTAGGCTAG
- a CDS encoding TldD/PmbA family protein, which translates to MIELEKILETCLERGASQAEVYVKDEESLNIEIEKQEIKYVKSDDHWGLGIRVLKDKSPGFSSTTDPDKISERIDDALKHAGVSKKTLGSLATSGKTPKVNGVYDSEVANATYDDLLPKTKLLIESANKGQARSTSGSVKTSKAKTQIKNTYGVDVETTTTLMQASISTIAGAGENASTSYEFQYSRKNDLDYQWIGSQAAEIAVKSMSGETTSPGKRELVLEPIALTSLLNSTLVPSLNALEIQRGRSKAQQYMNKEIAPDILEITDDGTLDGGLNSRPTDDEGTPSKKHKIIENGVLKGAFYNLKAGYKEGCNSTSNGVRPSYGSLPQISPRNLVINPKTDKQNLLTNGTIVIRSVLGAHTANQISGDFSVGTNEAFEIKNGELQPLSELMVSGNIFELLNDILEIGNDVRKIGNIVTPSIKTKSRIST; encoded by the coding sequence TTGATAGAGCTTGAAAAAATCTTGGAAACATGTTTGGAGAGAGGTGCCAGTCAGGCTGAGGTGTATGTAAAAGATGAAGAGTCTTTGAACATCGAGATCGAGAAACAGGAGATAAAGTATGTGAAATCCGATGACCATTGGGGGTTGGGGATACGTGTATTGAAAGATAAATCTCCTGGTTTTTCAAGCACTACCGACCCTGATAAGATAAGTGAAAGGATAGATGACGCATTAAAACACGCAGGGGTCAGTAAAAAAACACTCGGCAGCCTGGCAACCTCAGGAAAAACACCTAAAGTAAATGGTGTTTACGATAGTGAGGTTGCTAATGCAACATACGACGACCTACTACCTAAAACAAAATTGTTGATAGAATCTGCAAACAAAGGTCAAGCTAGATCCACCTCCGGTTCAGTAAAAACCTCTAAAGCAAAAACACAGATAAAAAACACATATGGTGTTGACGTAGAAACAACAACCACATTGATGCAAGCAAGTATAAGCACGATAGCTGGAGCCGGTGAAAACGCCTCAACATCATATGAATTCCAGTATTCAAGGAAAAACGACCTGGATTACCAGTGGATTGGAAGCCAAGCAGCAGAGATAGCCGTTAAATCAATGTCAGGAGAAACCACATCCCCTGGAAAACGAGAGTTAGTTCTAGAACCAATAGCATTAACCAGCCTACTCAACTCCACATTAGTTCCATCCCTAAACGCATTAGAGATACAGCGTGGTAGATCAAAAGCACAACAATACATGAACAAAGAAATCGCTCCAGACATACTGGAAATAACCGATGATGGAACACTTGATGGTGGTTTAAACTCAAGACCTACAGACGACGAAGGAACCCCATCAAAAAAACACAAAATAATAGAGAACGGAGTTCTCAAAGGAGCATTCTACAACCTAAAAGCAGGGTATAAAGAAGGTTGCAACAGCACTTCAAACGGAGTAAGACCATCATACGGCTCACTACCACAAATATCCCCAAGAAACCTAGTTATAAACCCAAAAACAGACAAACAAAACCTCCTTACAAATGGAACAATAGTTATACGCAGCGTATTAGGAGCACACACAGCAAACCAAATATCAGGCGATTTCTCAGTAGGAACAAACGAAGCATTCGAAATAAAAAACGGAGAACTACAACCCCTATCAGAACTAATGGTATCAGGAAATATATTTGAACTACTTAACGATATACTTGAAATAGGGAACGATGTAAGAAAAATCGGAAACATCGTAACCCCCTCAATAAAAACCAAATCGAGGATCTCAACATGA
- a CDS encoding TldD/PmbA family protein encodes MVDFFESVSVVSDTSSIEVEDGEVEDVKSDSSCGFSVRALDDGSWGFASTSVSDLGSLDMEGVVEKACRLAELSPARPGFKSVEIDRSPSSMSLDVEVNPRFVELSEKIDYLVGCHNEALQGRVKSTKFTYTDSEFEFSYSNSSGEEASYNLVRTGVSGKAVAKEGDMLQTAGERVYGSKGYEILEEQGFRELCRDLGRKADSLLDAGSPPSGQYPVIMDPELAGVFIHEAVGHASEGDLVAMDNSILKGRLGSQVGSDVVTVVDDPSLKGNFGYYPFDWEGVPAEPTTIIENGVLKGYLNSRESAAQTMSPVTPNFRSQSYSNNPLVRMSNTYIKPGDWSLEEMLEDIGSGVYLRGSRGGQVSSGEGTFQFNAEDGYTIDGGELDQHLRDVSLSGRTLKTLLNIDALANDLEYYPGFCGKGGQGVPVTDGGPHTRVSNLLVGGGDS; translated from the coding sequence ATGGTTGATTTTTTTGAGTCAGTTTCAGTCGTTTCTGATACTTCGAGTATTGAGGTTGAGGATGGTGAGGTTGAGGATGTTAAGTCGGATAGTTCTTGTGGCTTTTCCGTGAGGGCGTTGGACGATGGTTCTTGGGGTTTTGCTTCGACTTCTGTGAGCGACCTAGGTAGTTTGGATATGGAAGGGGTTGTTGAGAAGGCTTGTAGGCTTGCTGAGCTGTCGCCCGCTAGACCTGGTTTTAAATCGGTTGAGATTGATAGGTCTCCCTCTTCAATGTCTTTGGATGTTGAGGTTAATCCGAGGTTTGTTGAGTTGTCTGAGAAGATCGATTATTTGGTTGGTTGTCATAATGAGGCATTGCAGGGTCGGGTGAAGAGCACTAAGTTTACTTACACTGACTCGGAGTTTGAGTTTAGTTATTCCAACTCTAGTGGTGAGGAAGCAAGTTATAACTTGGTTAGAACTGGTGTTTCTGGTAAGGCTGTTGCTAAAGAGGGAGATATGTTGCAGACGGCGGGTGAGAGGGTTTATGGTTCTAAGGGATATGAGATACTTGAAGAACAGGGTTTTAGAGAGCTTTGTAGGGATTTGGGTCGGAAGGCGGATAGTTTGTTGGATGCAGGGTCGCCACCTAGCGGTCAGTATCCGGTTATAATGGACCCGGAGCTTGCCGGTGTTTTCATTCATGAGGCTGTTGGCCATGCGAGTGAGGGTGATCTGGTTGCAATGGACAACTCTATTTTAAAAGGTAGGTTGGGTAGTCAGGTTGGTTCTGATGTGGTGACCGTTGTTGATGACCCTTCGCTTAAAGGTAATTTTGGATACTATCCATTTGATTGGGAGGGTGTGCCGGCTGAACCTACAACGATTATAGAGAACGGGGTTTTGAAGGGTTACTTGAATTCTAGGGAGAGTGCTGCCCAAACTATGTCTCCTGTGACCCCTAATTTCAGAAGCCAGAGCTATTCTAACAACCCTCTTGTAAGGATGAGCAATACATATATAAAGCCTGGTGACTGGAGTTTAGAGGAGATGTTGGAGGATATAGGTAGTGGTGTATACCTACGTGGGTCTCGTGGAGGCCAGGTATCGAGTGGTGAAGGAACCTTCCAGTTCAACGCTGAAGACGGCTATACGATAGATGGTGGGGAGCTGGATCAACACCTACGTGATGTTTCACTCTCAGGAAGAACATTGAAGACGTTGTTGAATATCGATGCATTGGCGAACGACCTTGAGTACTACCCTGGTTTTTGCGGTAAAGGTGGTCAGGGAGTTCCGGTGACAGATGGAGGTCCACACACAAGAGTTTCCAACCTACTGGTTGGAGGTGGAGACAGTTGA
- the lonB gene encoding ATP-dependent protease LonB gives MSEVEDDPLGGLDIETTEEIEVPDNLIDQVIGQDHAVEVIKKAARQKRHVMMLGPPGTGKSMLAKAMAEILPSEELQDILIYPNPEDENNPDVRVVPAGKGKQIVDSHKEEAEKRNRARNAILMLIILAIMAFGIASYIQTGEFSGMFLAVIAAAVVFVAARYISGSDEKAVPKLLVNNEGEDKAPFVDATGSHSGALLGDVRHDPFQSGGLGTPAHERVEPGAIHKANKGVLFVDEINTLRIESQQQLLSSMQDREFSIKGQSERSSGAMVNTRPVPTDFIMVAAGNLDALKGMHPALRSRIRGYGYEIYMNDHMEDTPENRRNLVRVVAQEVLKDEKIPHFKNQAVTEIIREARRRAGRKGRLTLKIRELGGLIRVAGDIARAQGNDLVDRENVIEAKKIARTLEQQVADDYIEKRKEYRMFEVEGQKVGRVNGLAVMGGDSGIVLPIVTEITPAQSKEEGQVIATGRLQEIAQEAVQNVSALVKKFSGRDMSNLDVHIQFVGTYEGVEGDSASISVATAVISALEDIPVKQNIAMTGSLSVRGEVLPVGGVTAKIEAAAEAGVEKVLIPKANEDDVLVEDRYREKIEIIPVSSIDQVLKEALAGKKKKDFVDKLKNIATIAKDSVEGVSLDDQPTPQ, from the coding sequence ATGAGTGAAGTGGAAGACGACCCTCTAGGTGGCCTTGATATAGAAACCACAGAAGAAATAGAAGTTCCCGATAACCTTATAGACCAGGTTATAGGTCAAGACCACGCCGTAGAGGTTATCAAAAAGGCCGCGAGACAGAAAAGACATGTGATGATGCTCGGCCCTCCAGGAACAGGTAAATCTATGTTGGCTAAAGCGATGGCCGAGATACTGCCAAGTGAAGAACTACAAGACATACTGATTTATCCAAACCCAGAGGATGAAAACAATCCTGACGTAAGGGTTGTACCAGCTGGAAAAGGCAAACAGATAGTGGACTCACACAAAGAAGAAGCTGAAAAACGGAATAGAGCTAGAAACGCCATACTGATGTTGATAATACTGGCTATAATGGCTTTCGGTATCGCTTCATACATACAGACCGGTGAGTTCTCAGGAATGTTCCTCGCTGTCATCGCAGCAGCAGTTGTCTTCGTTGCAGCACGATACATATCCGGTTCAGATGAAAAAGCCGTACCAAAACTACTCGTAAACAACGAAGGCGAAGACAAAGCACCATTCGTAGATGCAACAGGATCACATTCAGGAGCATTGCTCGGAGACGTAAGACACGACCCATTCCAATCAGGTGGATTAGGAACACCAGCACACGAAAGAGTTGAGCCAGGAGCAATACACAAAGCGAATAAAGGAGTCCTCTTCGTAGACGAAATAAACACACTACGGATAGAAAGCCAACAACAACTACTCTCATCAATGCAAGACAGAGAGTTCTCAATAAAAGGACAGTCAGAAAGAAGCAGCGGAGCAATGGTCAACACCAGACCCGTTCCAACCGACTTCATAATGGTAGCAGCAGGAAACCTAGACGCATTAAAAGGAATGCACCCAGCACTCAGATCCAGAATCAGAGGATACGGATACGAAATCTACATGAACGACCACATGGAAGACACACCAGAAAACAGAAGAAACCTCGTAAGAGTCGTAGCACAAGAAGTACTGAAAGACGAAAAAATACCACACTTCAAAAACCAAGCCGTAACAGAAATAATAAGAGAAGCACGACGCAGAGCAGGAAGAAAAGGCAGACTAACACTCAAAATAAGAGAACTAGGAGGACTAATCAGAGTAGCAGGAGACATAGCCAGAGCACAAGGAAACGACCTCGTAGACAGAGAAAACGTCATAGAAGCCAAAAAAATAGCAAGAACCCTAGAACAACAAGTCGCAGACGACTACATAGAAAAAAGAAAAGAATACCGAATGTTCGAAGTCGAAGGCCAAAAAGTAGGAAGAGTAAACGGCCTAGCAGTAATGGGCGGCGACTCAGGAATCGTACTACCAATCGTAACAGAAATAACACCAGCACAATCAAAAGAAGAAGGCCAAGTAATAGCAACAGGCCGACTCCAAGAAATAGCGCAAGAAGCAGTACAAAACGTATCAGCACTCGTCAAAAAATTCAGCGGACGAGACATGTCAAACCTAGACGTACACATCCAATTCGTAGGAACATACGAAGGCGTAGAAGGCGATTCAGCATCAATAAGCGTCGCCACCGCAGTAATAAGCGCCCTAGAAGACATACCAGTCAAACAAAACATCGCAATGACAGGAAGCCTAAGCGTAAGAGGCGAAGTACTCCCAGTAGGAGGAGTAACAGCCAAAATAGAAGCCGCAGCCGAAGCAGGAGTCGAAAAAGTACTAATACCAAAAGCCAACGAAGACGACGTACTAGTCGAAGACAGATACCGCGAAAAAATAGAGATAATACCAGTCAGCTCAATAGACCAAGTACTGAAAGAAGCACTAGCAGGCAAAAAGAAAAAAGACTTCGTAGACAAACTCAAAAACATAGCAACAATCGCAAAAGACAGCGTAGAAGGAGTCTCACTCGACGACCAACCAACACCACAATAA
- a CDS encoding VIT1/CCC1 transporter family protein, translated as MSRYLEIIEATLGNITRGAIDGILTTLGIVIGAYGAESTIIIAAGISGGVASGLSNTFAALSAERTEMEVGMKEIRKSMLREEMENTTLHKTKKKQVRIKALMDGLSSVLGASVPVAPYFFFPAEQAVFIAVTLTAIFAFAIGFLSGKVSEKHLIRMGIKMALIALTVAVVATLIQQGIHITLR; from the coding sequence ATGTCAAGATATTTAGAGATAATTGAAGCAACACTTGGAAACATCACCAGAGGAGCGATAGACGGCATACTAACAACATTAGGCATAGTCATAGGGGCATATGGAGCCGAATCCACAATCATAATAGCAGCTGGAATAAGCGGTGGAGTAGCAAGCGGACTATCAAACACCTTCGCAGCCCTCTCAGCAGAACGCACAGAGATGGAGGTCGGGATGAAAGAGATCCGAAAATCAATGTTGAGGGAAGAGATGGAGAACACAACACTACACAAAACAAAGAAAAAACAAGTCCGAATAAAAGCCCTAATGGATGGCCTATCCTCAGTACTCGGAGCATCTGTACCAGTAGCCCCCTACTTCTTCTTTCCAGCAGAACAAGCAGTCTTCATAGCAGTAACACTAACAGCCATATTCGCATTCGCAATAGGATTCCTATCAGGAAAAGTATCAGAAAAACACCTAATCCGAATGGGAATAAAAATGGCATTGATCGCATTAACCGTAGCAGTCGTCGCCACACTAATACAACAAGGAATACACATCACACTAAGATAA